The window ATCAAGCAGCTTCGCAAGCTTCAGGTAAGAGCGACGGGATGGaataaatgcagcagcagctttagCACAGGAGAGTTTATCTAAATACTGTGCAGTCTTATTAAAGTcttcattgtaattttttttggatGCACGTTTTCCTCaacatttccttctgtttctAAGCTTGCACCTTGTTTGAGGCTCGTACTTCAAACGGTGATAGTACCAGCTTAGCTCAAGTTGAAGCGCTCTGGTCGGAAATACTTGGATTAATATTTGAGCCTGATGTCAATAGAGATGGAAAGTGCTTAAGACTCGCTTGAACAAAATACTTTGCTGCATCAGCCATCAGGGCAGAGCTCTGGCCTAAGCACTGTAAATAAACCTGGTAAATAAATCACAGTCTGATGCTGATTGTCTCAACTCTCCTTGTTTCTCTGCCTTTGtctatttctgtttctcttcctccctctagGGCCAGATGAAGGACTTCCAGAGGGAGCTGGAAGATGCCCGTGCTGCCAGAGAGGAGGTGCTGACTACTGCAAAGGAAAGTGAGAAGAAGGCAAAGAGTCTGGAGGCTGAGCTCATGCAGCTGCAGGAGGTAACACATTGGATTCCTAACAAGGCAGAAACGTGTTTCAGAGCAGAGGCTTGAAATAATGAATCCATCTGTAATCTGTTTCTAGGACCTGGCTGCAGCTGAGAGGGCGAAGAAGCAGGCAGAAGCTGAAAGAGACGAGCTGTCTGATGAGCTGGCCAGCAACTCCTCCGGAAAGTGGGTGGAGGGTTCACTCTGTTGCCTTTGTGAGGTGAACatagaaatgaaaatatgattaCATTCGATTTCTACTGTGGTCCCTGTGTTCAGGTCAGCTCTGGCAGATGAGAAGCGTCGTCTGGAAGCAAAGATCTCCCAGctagaggaggagctggaggaggagcagagcaaCATGGAGATCCTCAACGACAGGCTGAGGAAGAGCACACAGCAGGTGACCGGACTAGTACAGCCATACGAGTCTTTTCAAGGCTCGTGAAGTCCATAGACCTCGTCCCTGTCTCCGCTCCTGCCTTCCCAGCGTCATGATAACGGCATATATTCCCTCCACAGGTGGATCAGCTGAACAACGAGCTGCAGACAGAGCGCAGCACCTCCCAGAAGAACGAGAGCGCTCGGCAGCAGATGGAGCGCCAGAACAAGGAGCTGAAGGCAAAGCTCCAGGATATGGAGAACCAGGTGAAATCCAAGTTCAAGTCCTCCATCTCCGCCTTGGAGGTTAAAGTGGcacagctggaggagcagctggagcaggagaACAGGTTAGGGACgaagaaacacacaaagcatTATGTCTGATATTGAAAACACCATAAGTTGTTGTTGGTAGGTGGTTTCATGTCATTACACACACTCAAATCCATCTAAAAGTAAAACTAAGAATTAAGTTACCTGTTCCAGTAATGTCTGTATCATTACAATCAATACTTCTTATTGGGTACCATATTCATGGGTCACTtgacaaaaacactgctttttaattttacGCCTCAGTTGTAATTTTATTCCTCAATCGCCTCAaactcttctgtcttttctcagaGATAAGCAGCTAACTGCCAAGAGTATGCGCCAGAAGGACAAGAAGCTCAAGGACCTGATAATGCAGGTggaagatgaaagaaaacaggcaGAGCAGTACAAAGAGCAGGTACGATCACTTCATgcactcatacacaaacacggGCCTGTACGTGTTTCTTGTGTCCACAGACAAGGACGTGTGTCCAGGGCAAAGGCACGGTTTGGTGGGTTGGCCTGTCAGAGAGTAGTAAGCCTGCATATTTACCCCCTTCCCTCACCAGGCCGAAAAGTCAAGTACTCGCTTGAGGCAGCTGAAGAGGCAGCTAGAGGAGTCGGAGGAGGAGTCTCAGCGCGCCTCAGCCGCCCGCAGGAAGCTGCAGCGGGAGCTGGATGAAGCCACCGAGGCTAACGACGCCATGAGCCGGGAGGTCAACTCTCTCAAGAGCAAACTCAGGTAGGACAAAGGGCCAAGGAATCCGTCTCTCTGTGTCTacttacctgtctgtctgtctgtccacgAATCTTTACCTGTCTTTATTATTATAGGGAAAGTGGAGTGTTACATGTTCTCTTGTATGCATTTATTCCTGTGAAGGTACAACACTGCACAACTACTGCAAGGagaaatattgttattatagtTAATTACTCCGTAGCCTgagtacatatatgtgtatatgtgaaaTACACACCATAGACACTACAGACAAAAAGTACATCTCTTCTcacatgacaaaataaattacactttGTCCGAACCTTTCACCGAACAGCTTATCTACAGTGCTCTTAAGAGGGCTgtaatcaaacatttaaaacattaacaattGTTATTTAGTTCAGTGGATTTAGCCTTACAGAGCACAAGCAAAACAACCATGTTCATCTCTATTCCAGAGGCAACCCTGAACCCAAGGAGTAACACAGCAGGTACCTCTGTGCCTAAACGTTACCCCATCACCATTTCTATATTGCCATAACTTTTCATTCCACCATGCACTTTCTTAATgctgtcatttctgtcattgAGCCTAACTGAGAGAAATATGGCTCATCAGCTCCCAGTGATTTacgtagaaaaaaaatgttcagtagCAAGTCAAGTTGCACCATTCGGTTTCCATTGCACCTACTTCCCGGTGGCCATAATTTTCTCAGTGCTTGGTTTAATTGCCATAAACCAAACTCATTTCCCTGAGCCAGGAGTTAAATGAGTTAACAAAGATAACCAGCGTGCTTAACCTGTAACCAAACTACATCCTGTACATTCTGTATTTCATCAGTCCTCCCTGTAGTGTGCAACACCCGAgtggttttcaaaaaaaaaccttaaccaCCTCGGAAACCGCCACATAACCACTCCTCTCACTGCAACGATGCGTTTGCATCCCTGCCTTGTGTGTGTCCCTGGGGCATTCTAGGCGTGGAAACGAGCCCTCCTTTGGCAGCGCACCTCGGCGTATGGGCGGCGGCCGAAGGGTGGTCGAGGATGcctcagaggaggagggggactCCCAAAGCGACTTCAATGGAACAAAGTCCACAGAGTAAGGGACGTCAAATAATCAGCTACAAAAATTACCTTCCAGGGCAAGGTCTGCCACTTAGAACAAAGAATAACTTCAAAAGCCTTTTATGCTTccaaatatataatatatatattttttcctcccatttccAGTAGTGTACTGATCTGTCTTCCTTGTTTTAGAGCACCTTTTCTTGACACAAACCAATCAGAAGGACTTGGTATCAACTAGGGGAGTTGTTTTGGTGGCTCTGCTGATGTGTGATTTGCTGttccttttgttatttttttttttaaatttacactgTACTGCACTGAATGACTGATGCTTTCTTATGCAAGGTTTTGTACACAAAAATAGGTTCCTCTAATTAGCACGCTAAGTTGCCAGCAAAACCTCGGGTCTCCACAATAAGTGACCTTAGAACTTAAAGCAGAGACATAATGTAAATCTACAGATGTGTAACTATTACCAGCGACTGTCGTCCTGTTGCCTGTGACTGCTGTTAGTTTTTCAGAGCAGCGCTGAAGTGGTTTATCAGATTGGATATGTAGACAGATTTTTCTATACCCAGTCTGCTTCCAATCAGTGCTGCCATTTGTACCCCAATGAACAAATATTTAGCCGTTGAACATTTTTCTAAAGTCACcgatttatattattttcacctTTCTTGTGCCCAGATGTGTTTAGTTTTAGTCTGGGTATAACAGAATGTTTGAGGGAAAACAAGGTTTAGGGTTACTCCAACTATAAAATCATGAGCCAAATGTCAGTATTTGGCACTTAGCAGCACTTGCAtcttcatttaatatttttactttgtccGGATTGACtgtacatgtttaaaaatgccCCCATATCACCTAGACTAACTCATTCTCATTTCTCTAATGTTAGTATATGTAATCAACTGATGTTTACATGACACCATTTGTATCTATTAATTGTTGAACCACCTGCACAAgaaataaagatatttaaaaaaaaaaaaaaaaaaagttttgattttctccttttaatgtttctgtcttGGTCAGTAACTTCAGAGATCAAACATTATTCTCACCTGTTgtgttcaataaaaaaacaattgcaAACCAACAGGATAAAAGTTGGGTATGGTACCTCAGGCACATTCTGTACAATTTAAAATCCAAATACAGAAGCAGTTGCAGAGCTGctgcatacaaacaaacacccaGTACACAGTGGTCATAGATTACGATTACAGTTAGCTCATGTTAGTTTGAGGAAGGTTACACAGCGAAGAGGAGCAGGAACTGCATTTCCCCTCAAGTATGAAGTTCATTCCTACACATAGGCTACAGTGCAGTATACATCGATGACTGCTgtattaatgtgatatttagATATGTACTGAAATATTTGCTTAATGAGCTGCTGGATGGCAGTCGTGAAAACTCCGGATCAACCAGAAACATTTCAGGGAAAGCACACTCATCACATTAAAACTGTTGATCACTCTATTTCCCATTCACAATATCTCTTACTAAAAGGCAGGAAAAGGGTATTCAATATAGGCTCTATATAGCTACACAAACAGAAGTATGAACTGTGCTTATCTTTTACCTGTTAAAATCTATTATTGCTTTGCATTTTTCCCTGTTCGACAATCATATAACACTCAACGGCAGACAGGAGGTCTCACATCTATAGAATTATTACTATACATTCAGTAGTGCACATGTGCCGATCTAAAGTCtgaagttaaataaaattatcTTAGTAAAAAAGTTCTTTCCAACGCTAAGTCATAAATTTGCAGCATGACAAATCTTATCTCTGAGGCAGAAAAACCTTTTACCTATTCTTCACATTTACAAGCCTTGCATAccagaaaataactgttaaaacAAGTCTATGCAAAGGCGGGAAGGAGGAGAGCTGGGCCAAACTGAATTCAACAAAGTACTAAGTGGAATTGCTTAAACTAGCCTGAAGGAAAGTgtcatttcctcatttttagAAGCCTGGTGGCGTGAGGAATAGATcacttgtatttatttgaactACAACGGCAAAGCAAGGCCTACAAACCGAAGAGGTAATAACATTGATGAAGGCAGCGATGGCTAAAACATCAACTCGTGGCAGCAACTAATTCATTCTTAACTCATTcccaaacagatttttttgtaacagtGGAGAATTGAGTCAGAaagttcattattttataaaaactattttcatcattttaaccagcagtatttagctttagctttacAAAGGTCTTTGTGTCTTACAAGTTAATTGATGCCATTCTTGATTAGAACTACATTAATACAGCCCAGAGTttaaagaacaaagaacaaaaacagacttACCATGTCATATCagatttacacaaaaactaaCCCATTACTTCtatgtttaatcatttttcccCCATTATCAGAACTTTGGTCTGGCCTTGGTCATAAACACAATATTTGCTTATATGAACTTTTTTATGAGTGATGCTTGGTCCCTATACTAGGGTCAAGTCCAGTGACTGTTATTAATATACAGTGCACTCAGAAATTATACGGACCCCAtgactttttcacattttgttacgCTGCGACCTTACgctttccaaatcatgtccacaGGTGGACTCCGTTCAAGATGTAGAAACATCTAAAAGGTAATTAAGAGAAATtagaggcacctgagctaaatttcaagtgtcatagcaaagggtctgaatacttatgtcaatgtgaaatttcagtttttccttttaaaaaatttgcaaaaaaaatctaaaattctgttttcactttgtccgTATGGGGTATTGAATGTAGGTTGATGAGGGAaaagatgaatttaaataattttagcatcaggctgcaacataacaaaatgggaagaaaagtgaaggggtctgattACTTTATGAATGCACTGTCACTGGCTCTAATTTTGGTCCCTACTTCAATGAATGAATGGGCAAGTGCAACAACCACCCTAAGTGTGTTTTCTGGGGAGCAGTAATGTTCCAAAAGCCCTGATGTGCTTGATCCATCACAGAAAGCAAATCAGATGACacagaaggttttttttccagatgcaATCCTCCACAGCGTCAAAGATACAGTAGAAGATAAAGTGAGAGCGGTTGGTTCTGCATTCCTTGATTTTATACAAGCTAGTGCTGCTTCCTATGATAGATATGGTGTGATACTAGCCTGAAGCAGCACAAGTCCATGCCGTGATTATGTGGGCCATGGAGCAAGGAGAGTGGCTTCCTTGTTCAAATAGTTCAGCAGGGCACGTGGCAACAAGGGAGGACAGCACAGTTCAAGTCCCACTGCTGTAGTTTATTAACAAGGGAGGGGCTCGGGGTGAGGTGACTGAAGGAGGGAGGTGGCTTGTCTTCCTTTTGTCTCATAGCAGGATCTTGACTCCTCCCTGCGGAGACTGGGCACCCTGGGAGACCCCTCTCGGAGGAGCTGGTCCAAACTCTAACCGCTTCACTAAACTGCAAGAGAAGATGTAGTGCATACAGTCATGAACAAATCCTAAATTAACAAGTCGAAACACTTATTAGTCTCAATATTTGTTGATTCATACAGTCGTATAAAaagataatgataaaataaaatgatcctGTAAAAAATTTAACAGAACTCTGTATGTAAATAGGGCAACGATCTAGTGGACTGACGTGACGAGTTCATATTTGGCATTATACTGAAAAGCTGTTCCTAATATTGTTTCAAgcttaattcatataaatgggatggacaaaatattaagaacacctctcagtataacacaGTGCAGTGCGACAGCACTGCAAATTACAGCcttcaaaatgaccattaaaataaatgaacattaaaatcctcatgaagggaggattcaTTGCAGTCCTGTTGTAATATACTGAATTGGTTTTATTcagatgtacctaataaactggtgagtgagtgtagattaatctaatcactgtgtgtcatagtaACCCGTcccctgaactggagaatcagtatttttactgaagaacttgaatgaaaagttaaaatgggtctgacatggatttatttaaTCACTGGAGTCAGATGCAGTTAAGAAATCACgtttttgcatcagcaaggaaaatatttgaaaagattTACAGACTGTAACAGTCTGTAACGTTAGTTTACAATATACAAGGGCCGAATACGTTAGATGATGCATGGTGTAACCTTAGGTTGCATAACAGCAGCggtgcataaattacttgttccGCCTGTAAATAATCTTAATATATTGTGATTGGATGGGGATAAAAAGTAAGCAAACGGTGCTgtcttgatgttgctgtgtcTTAAACAAAGCGCTCCAGGCGCTTTCACTTCAAGTGACTGTGCATAGCAGTTGAACCTACATAAAGAACAAAACCTTGTTCGATTATAAGCTGCAGCATTACAGCTTTTGATCAAACACGCACACTTGTACCTATAGTACAGTACAAAATACAAGTTAGATTCTCTTTAACCAGAAAAACTGACTTCTATTTAATTATTGatagaacaacaaaaacataagcTTTTCCTCTGGTTACTTTAGACTTGACTACTGTCTTATTCCTCACCTGTCATACTGAGGAGGGGGACTCACGTTGGTAGTTTGGACCTCAGGCCCTGCTTCTAAACCTGAAGGACTACCAGGACGAGCTGGAAGTGCCGGTCTGCTAACAGATGTGTCGTACACAAAGTCTCGACAGGACGCCAACTTGGACTCCAGATTCTGGCAGGGGTTTATAaaatatcagtcagtcagttcatACATGAAAAACCCAAACCCGTATTcatactattaaaaaaaaagcacagttcTGTGAGGATATAGTCAACTTTGTGCTATAGTAGTATAATTATTAACTCTCTTACTCCAACTTTTCTCAGCAGCTCCCCTACAATATTGAGTGCAGATATTCTAGCAGACGTAGTGAGGGGGGTCCCTGTTAGACCATCAcctaaaacaaaaccaatgtGAGCAGGTAAACAATCAGTATGTTAATACATCGTTGGTATATTTACTAAAAAGTAGTTATTACTGTAGTAAGAGTTTTTCTATTCACCTCGACGGATGCTGGAAGCAGGGGGCGTGACAAATGAGCTGAGAGGCTTGGAGGGTGTGACAGGGAAGGATGGGTTACCAGCCAAGGGGCATGGCAGATCTGCTCGATCTGTGTCTTTGCCCAGGCTGCTGGACGGACGTCTTTCCTTTTGACGTACAGCCAGCTCCTGGCGAAGATCTGccacaaacagagaaacagatacAACTGTGAGTCAGCTtttcattaatattaaatattaaacgACAGAGACTCGAGACTAACTGAAAAAGGTTATCCATTATGTCATATCAGCTTTCTATTAATACAGTGCATACATTTAGAAATCAAtcaatctgaaataaaaactgcatttccACAAGTCTACTGTTAAAGATACACTGGAGAACACCACAAGGTCTACAGCCGATGGCCAACTGACCGCTGATGTGCACATTCTGCACTTGCACAAGAGCAAATCGCTAGTCTATATTTCTAATCCAAAAAAACAccaaggaaagacaaaaaaaaccaacaatgtgatTCCCCttgaatgctaaaaaaaaaccacaatttgAGAATATGGCTAATAAAAAGGCTCCCACTGACAATGATACAATTggctttccttttcttttatttacccTGGTATTGTCAGCCTCATGACATTTTCTTGTGGACAATGACAGTGAAAGCAGGCGCAAAAAATGAGACAGTATCACGAGCACTCACTGACGGCCTCAGTCACCAATTCATGATACTCAATCAGCTGAAAAGCCACTGATAATAGTTGACTAGTTCAAAATGCAGCAGACGCACAGGTAAAATGATAAACGGTAGTCAGCCAAAGACCATCAACATCAGCCCCATGGCACCTGACGGCCAACTATTGGCTTTGTGGGTGGGCAGCTAATGTTTATTAGCTGTTTATCAATGTTTAATGGCAGAtatgatgtttattttaaggGACTACCCTAattaaaaaagttcatttttattccacagtgaaattaatggaaaacagcagctgaccaCTATTATATGagctaaaacatataaaaacaccGGTACAGTCATTGAACTCACTAATGAGGTTAGACGGTACAAATATATACTATTATACAAAGGCACATTAGATCATTAGATCAGCTACAGGATAAACAAGTTCACTGAGTCAGGTATAAGTGCCAGTTTGTAAAGAAATCAGCATTTCTTGTAAACATGAGAAGCTATAATGAGTTTAAATTTGTGTGTATACCTCTGGCTTCATCCTTGAGCCTCTGAACAGACTCAAGTAGGTTCTCCTTCTCATCCAGCTCGCTTTCGAGAAAGGCATTCCTCTCAATGACTTGGTTCATCCGCTGCTCAAAGTCCTCCAGAGACATGATGGTAGCCCTGGAACAAACAGGGATGATAGGCCACTAAAAGTTAAAAACGCTGGATTCATTGTGTATACATGCTTAGGATTCTGTGGTCTAACTCTCTGTGAGTAAGTGCATCACAGTCAAAGTTAAGTTATCATTTGACTAAGACATACGATTTTGTAGACACTGACCTTTTGGTCCTCTCCAGGTCATCATTGGACTGCTCGAGCTCTCTGATGTATTTCTGCAGGTGATCTCTAACTGCTCTGGTTTCCGTCAGATCTTCCTCCAGGGTTGAGATGTGCCTCAAAGCATCAGAATGCTGGGCCTCAAACTTTTCCTGTGAACAGCACACAGATATCAAATTAACTGACATTGAAACTGCCAGTTTTGCTGTGTCATGGCAGATTATTAGCCAATGCAGCTGCCAGCACATTTTAATTGGAGGAGGTGTGTATTTCATAGACATTGTCTGAGGCAAAATTCCCATTGAAtgttctttctctgcctccttgtCCCCATCAACCTTTGATTAATCAGGAGTCTTTTTAGCACAATCTTGCATTGATTTCTTCCATTGATGTTCTCTTCCCCAATGGACCACTGAACAAAAATAGCAGTAAACTAGGCAGAAATTTTCACAGTG is drawn from Xiphias gladius isolate SHS-SW01 ecotype Sanya breed wild chromosome 15, ASM1685928v1, whole genome shotgun sequence and contains these coding sequences:
- the LOC120800743 gene encoding nuclear distribution protein nudE homolog 1-like — its product is MVEPTTRKFASLEDELGFWKEQAERHQQRAEEAQEELQEFQQMSRDYEAELETELKQCEGRNKELLLGNNRLRMELENIKEKFEAQHSDALRHISTLEEDLTETRAVRDHLQKYIRELEQSNDDLERTKRATIMSLEDFEQRMNQVIERNAFLESELDEKENLLESVQRLKDEARDLRQELAVRQKERRPSSSLGKDTDRADLPCPLAGNPSFPVTPSKPLSSFVTPPASSIRRGDGLTGTPLTTSARISALNIVGELLRKVGNLESKLASCRDFVYDTSVSRPALPARPGSPSGLEAGPEVQTTNVSPPPQYDSLVKRLEFGPAPPRGVSQGAQSPQGGVKILL